The Campylobacter concisus genome contains the following window.
GCTAAAGCCAAGTGCAGCTGCACCCATGCCAGCGATTAAAGCACCGCTGATGAAGTGATCAAATGGAAGTCTTGTGCTTGAAAGTGTAAAAAGACTATTTTCTTGCATTCTCTATCCTTAAGCTATATCGTTTGGTGTGATAGCTTTTGGAGCAGCTGGCTTTTTAGCGCGTAGTTTTCTTGTTTTCTTTACCACTTTTTCAGTCTCTTTTTCTACTTTTTTAGTACCACGTTTTGCTTTTTTTTCTTCTTTTACTATAAAGTCTTTTGCATCTTTTGCAACACTTTTACCTTTTTTGTAAAGATCTTTTGCGGCCTCTTTGCCTTTATCAAAGCCATCTTGGGCATACTCTTTGATCTTATCTCTTTTATTCCAAGCAGCTATTGCTAAACCGCCTACTGCTAAACCTGCTAAAAATGGTAATGCCATTTTAAATCCTTTCTTTGTTTGATTTTGTAAATTATTCATTTTCTTCATCCTTATTAAAATTTTTGCTAACTACTGAAATGCCTAATGCCCCAAGCGCAAGCCCGCTAAAAAACGAGAAATTTGGATTATTGGTTATCTTTGCTAACTCGCTTTTATCAGCCTTGCCACTTGCGATATTTTGCAAGCTTTTAGTTATCTCATTAAAGTCATTTTGATAGTTTTCTAAAATATTTGTTATGCCATTTTGCTCAAAATTTTGTGAAATTTCATTTAAATTTAGCTCATTTTTTATTTCACAGCCACTATAAATTTCTTTTAAGCGTTGCTTTAAAGAGGCGACATATTCGTTATTTGAAGTAGCCCAAAGTCTAAAAAATAGATCTTTTAGCTCTTCATCATCTAAGCTTTCACAAAATTTTTCATACATTTTATTTAGCTCTAACTCATAGTTTAAAGCTTGTATCAGCGCATCTTCTTTATTTTTTGCCGGCAAAAATATAGCTTCATTTTCGCAAGCAAGCTCATAATCATGTGTGCTCGCAAATTTTTCTATCAAGATGATTGCATTTTTTCTGATATTTGCGATCTCGTTAAAAACATCACCAAATGAAGCTAAATTTTCATATAAGCTAAGTGCGTTCTTTTCGCTGGTATATGATGCATTTAAAAGTTCATTAAGCATATTTCACTTCTTTTGCAACCTCATTTACCCTAGTTGAGATCTCTTCTAAATTTTGCCCTTTTAAGAGATCTTCCCAAAGGTTTTTTGGAAAAATTTCATGATCATATTCGATCGTTACAGAGCCGATTAGCTTGTTAAATTTTACATTTTTTATACCATTTATCTGAGCTATCACATCATCTAAGCTAGCTAAATTTACGCTACTGCTTAGCTCTTTTATCTTTGGACTAACTCTTACTCTTAGTCTGCCGTTTGTGTGAGCTATCATTGAAAAATAGCTTGCAACTTGTGCTAAAGTTTGTGTTTTTATATCCATTTTCATCCTTTTTTTAATTGTGTATTATCTATTTCATAGCTTAAATAAATCTGAAATTTTTTTGTCTTTCATTATCAAAAAGTAAAATGAAATGATAAAATTTAATTTCCATTTTTTTCTTGACAATCACTGCAAATACCATAAAGTATCATCGTATGCGACTGCTCGCTAAAATTTTTTTCTTTACAAATTTGCTCTTGCCTTTGCTCTATCATCTCATCTTCAAAATCAACTATCTTTTCACAAATTTCACATATCAAATGATCGTGCGAGGATTTTAAATTTA
Protein-coding sequences here:
- a CDS encoding ferritin-like domain-containing protein produces the protein MLNELLNASYTSEKNALSLYENLASFGDVFNEIANIRKNAIILIEKFASTHDYELACENEAIFLPAKNKEDALIQALNYELELNKMYEKFCESLDDEELKDLFFRLWATSNNEYVASLKQRLKEIYSGCEIKNELNLNEISQNFEQNGITNILENYQNDFNEITKSLQNIASGKADKSELAKITNNPNFSFFSGLALGALGISVVSKNFNKDEENE
- a CDS encoding HMA2 domain-containing protein, which gives rise to MDIKTQTLAQVASYFSMIAHTNGRLRVRVSPKIKELSSSVNLASLDDVIAQINGIKNVKFNKLIGSVTIEYDHEIFPKNLWEDLLKGQNLEEISTRVNEVAKEVKYA